A region from the Beduinella massiliensis genome encodes:
- a CDS encoding nucleotidyltransferase, with protein MRVVGVICEYNPFHNGHAYHLAQARARARADYVVCVMSGCFTQRGEPALLDKWIRARMALSGGADLVLELPFAFACAQAERFARGGVALLASLGAVTHLSFGCEEQSLPYLRQATELLGEEPPAFRAALARALARGCSFPRARAQALCETLGLHEEDAPALAQPNFSLAAEYQRALRELAPAVKALPVARSGSGYHEEALSPLASATAIRLAARRGEWQALHAAMPDADLLQAAFAEGRCADLDAFSNLLLYRLRTMRLCDLRALYDMPEGLENRILRCAQDAAAYEQLVTGIKSKRYTRARITRMLLHALVGFTREQAQASPLPSYARVLGFREDAAPLLRHLKGSSSVPLVLRAAPFERQADPLFCLDVRATDVWALCCTAPDARLGRRDARTSPVILRS; from the coding sequence ATGCGCGTCGTCGGCGTCATCTGCGAATACAATCCCTTTCATAACGGCCACGCCTATCATCTCGCGCAGGCGCGCGCCCGCGCCCGCGCGGACTACGTGGTCTGCGTCATGAGCGGCTGCTTTACGCAGCGCGGTGAGCCCGCGCTGCTGGATAAATGGATCCGCGCCCGCATGGCGCTGTCCGGCGGCGCGGACCTCGTGCTCGAGCTGCCCTTTGCGTTCGCCTGCGCGCAGGCGGAACGCTTTGCGCGCGGCGGCGTGGCGCTGCTCGCTTCCCTCGGCGCCGTCACCCACCTCTCCTTCGGCTGTGAGGAACAAAGCCTGCCGTATCTGCGCCAGGCTACGGAGCTGCTGGGCGAGGAGCCGCCCGCCTTTCGCGCCGCCCTCGCTCGCGCGCTCGCGCGGGGCTGCTCCTTCCCACGCGCCCGCGCGCAGGCGCTTTGTGAGACGCTGGGGCTCCATGAAGAGGACGCGCCTGCGCTCGCGCAGCCGAATTTTTCGCTCGCTGCGGAATACCAACGCGCGCTGAGAGAGCTCGCGCCCGCCGTCAAGGCGCTCCCCGTCGCGCGCAGTGGAAGCGGCTATCACGAGGAAGCGCTCTCCCCTCTCGCCTCCGCGACCGCCATCCGCTTGGCCGCGCGGCGCGGGGAGTGGCAGGCACTCCATGCCGCCATGCCGGACGCAGACCTGCTGCAAGCGGCATTTGCAGAAGGTCGCTGTGCCGACCTGGATGCTTTTTCCAATCTGCTGCTCTACCGGCTTCGCACGATGCGGCTTTGCGACCTGCGCGCGCTCTACGATATGCCGGAGGGGCTCGAAAACCGCATTCTGCGCTGCGCGCAGGATGCGGCGGCGTATGAGCAGCTCGTTACCGGCATCAAGTCCAAGCGCTACACCCGCGCGCGTATCACCCGCATGCTGCTGCACGCGCTCGTGGGATTCACGCGCGAACAGGCGCAAGCATCCCCGCTGCCAAGCTATGCGCGCGTGCTCGGCTTTCGCGAGGATGCCGCTCCCCTGCTTCGCCATCTCAAGGGTTCCTCCTCCGTTCCGCTCGTCCTGCGCGCCGCGCCCTTTGAGCGGCAGGCTGATCCCCTCTTTTGCCTGGACGTCCGGGCGACCGACGTCTGGGCCCTCTGCTGCACCGCTCCTGACGCGCGTCTGGGGCGGCGGGATGCGCGCACTTCCCCCGTCATCCTCCGGTCATGA
- a CDS encoding diacylglycerol kinase family protein → MLHLIVNPIAGNGRCAAIAGRIEEALRAKGHVFETQRTLRPGHAEELARRVAQTGAPLVLCAGGDGTAFEAAHGLIGSKTALGILPCGTGNDFTRMLHLPSKPEEAALALLEGHAQPIDVGYINGHLFLNSCGAGFDAQTVQAAQKAKFLGRGMLPYLYGVFDTLAHYRPREMTIQADDAPPFTQPCLLCIVANGQFIGGGMQIAPCARFDDGLFDLLYVDPLPRRKIVRLLPEMIRGKHMRFTEIVHHIRCRSVRIDCPGMLMQCDGELQTLDSASFSLTPARLLLQVP, encoded by the coding sequence TTGCTTCACCTGATCGTCAACCCCATCGCCGGAAACGGACGGTGCGCCGCCATTGCCGGGCGTATTGAGGAAGCGCTCCGGGCGAAAGGCCATGTCTTTGAAACGCAGCGGACGCTCCGGCCCGGGCATGCCGAGGAACTCGCCCGGCGCGTCGCACAGACGGGCGCGCCGCTCGTGCTGTGCGCTGGCGGGGACGGAACCGCCTTCGAGGCCGCGCACGGCCTGATCGGCTCGAAGACGGCGCTCGGCATCCTCCCCTGCGGCACGGGCAACGACTTCACGCGCATGCTCCATCTGCCCTCAAAACCCGAGGAGGCGGCTCTCGCGCTGCTCGAAGGCCACGCCCAACCGATCGACGTGGGCTACATCAATGGGCATCTGTTTCTCAACTCCTGCGGAGCCGGGTTTGACGCCCAAACCGTACAGGCGGCACAGAAAGCAAAATTTCTCGGCCGTGGCATGCTCCCCTACCTCTACGGCGTGTTCGACACGCTCGCTCACTACAGACCGCGCGAAATGACGATCCAGGCGGACGACGCCCCGCCCTTCACGCAGCCCTGCCTGCTGTGCATCGTCGCAAACGGGCAATTCATCGGCGGCGGTATGCAAATCGCCCCATGTGCGCGTTTTGACGACGGGCTGTTCGACCTCCTTTACGTCGATCCGCTGCCTCGCCGCAAAATCGTTCGTCTCCTGCCAGAAATGATCCGTGGAAAACACATGCGCTTTACAGAAATCGTTCATCACATCCGCTGCCGGAGCGTACGCATCGACTGCCCCGGCATGCTCATGCAATGCGACGGCGAGCTGCAAACGCTGGACAGCGCTTCGTTTTCATTGACGCCCGCACGATTGCTGCTTCAGGTTCCCTAA
- a CDS encoding IS3 family transposase: MKYRVIERFRNIYPIVTMCEVFEVSRSGYYAWRKKQEKTPKDQWLVDLIVECQQQCNQTYGIRRVRLWIQRKKRKNVNLKALLRVMRKTNLLAQIRRQRRYTQHQQNVYKYPNLLQRAFEQQRPNRFWSTDITYIPTPQGMLYMCAVIDLCGRMVLAYRIGGDMAASLVTQTIRDAMITEKVTDGLALHSDQGSQYTSEAYFDLSKEYHFQPSMSSPGCPYDNAAMENFFGTLKSECLYRAHYSTRAEVEELVAQYVHFYNFERINLKYGLTPYEIRSNAA; the protein is encoded by the coding sequence TTGAAATATCGAGTTATAGAACGTTTTCGCAACATTTATCCTATCGTCACAATGTGTGAAGTATTTGAAGTTTCCCGAAGTGGGTATTATGCTTGGCGTAAAAAGCAAGAAAAAACGCCGAAAGATCAGTGGTTGGTCGATCTGATTGTGGAATGTCAACAGCAGTGCAACCAGACCTACGGCATCCGCCGTGTTCGTCTCTGGATCCAGCGGAAGAAAAGAAAAAATGTAAATCTTAAAGCACTTCTGCGCGTCATGCGCAAGACCAATCTGCTTGCACAGATTCGGCGGCAAAGAAGATATACTCAACATCAGCAAAACGTGTACAAATACCCAAACCTATTGCAGCGTGCCTTTGAACAGCAACGGCCCAATCGTTTCTGGTCAACAGATATCACCTATATCCCCACACCACAGGGAATGCTGTATATGTGTGCGGTGATTGACCTTTGTGGTCGAATGGTGTTGGCCTATCGCATTGGTGGCGACATGGCCGCATCGCTGGTTACTCAGACGATCCGAGACGCTATGATAACAGAGAAGGTCACTGATGGACTCGCGCTCCACAGTGACCAAGGGTCTCAATACACCTCCGAAGCATACTTCGACCTAAGCAAAGAATATCACTTTCAACCCTCTATGTCCAGTCCCGGTTGTCCATACGACAATGCTGCTATGGAGAATTTCTTCGGAACGCTTAAATCGGAATGCCTTTATCGTGCCCATTATTCTACTCGCGCAGAGGTAGAGGAGTTGGTTGCACAATATGTCCACTTCTACAACTTCGAACGCATTAACCTGAAATACGGCCTTACTCCCTATGAAATCAGGAGCAACGCCGCGTAA
- a CDS encoding ATP-binding cassette domain-containing protein, translating into MITVKDLHKKFGDLEVLKGIHQHIAPGEKVVVIGPSGSGKSTFLRCLNLLETPTSGQILFEGTDITDPKCDINRIRRRMGMVFQQFNLFPHLTVLQNLTLAPVNTGLMNKDEAAKKAEQLLARVGLKDKANTYPNQLSGGQKQRIAIVRALAMNPDVMLFDEPTSALDPEMVGEVLDVMKQLAKDGMTMVVVTHEMGFAREVGDRVLFMDEGIVMEEGTPQQIFGNPQNPRTQDFLRKVL; encoded by the coding sequence GTGATAACCGTTAAGGATTTGCATAAGAAATTCGGCGACCTGGAAGTATTAAAGGGCATCCATCAGCACATCGCCCCCGGAGAGAAGGTCGTCGTGATCGGGCCCAGCGGCAGCGGGAAAAGCACCTTTCTGCGCTGTCTGAACCTGCTGGAGACGCCCACGAGCGGACAGATTCTCTTTGAGGGCACCGACATCACCGATCCCAAGTGCGATATCAACCGGATTCGCAGGCGCATGGGCATGGTCTTTCAGCAGTTCAACCTCTTTCCCCACCTGACCGTGCTGCAAAACCTCACCTTAGCGCCCGTCAACACCGGCCTCATGAACAAGGACGAGGCCGCGAAAAAGGCAGAACAGCTCCTCGCGCGCGTTGGGCTTAAGGACAAGGCGAATACCTACCCGAATCAGCTTTCCGGCGGGCAGAAGCAGCGCATCGCCATCGTGCGCGCGCTGGCGATGAACCCGGACGTCATGCTCTTTGACGAGCCGACGAGCGCGCTGGATCCGGAGATGGTCGGGGAGGTGCTCGACGTCATGAAGCAGCTTGCAAAGGACGGCATGACGATGGTCGTCGTGACGCACGAAATGGGCTTTGCCCGCGAAGTGGGTGACCGCGTGCTCTTCATGGACGAGGGCATCGTCATGGAGGAAGGCACGCCCCAGCAGATTTTCGGCAACCCGCAGAACCCGCGCACGCAGGACTTCCTGCGCAAGGTGCTGTAA
- the pta gene encoding phosphate acetyltransferase, producing MSVIEKIKAKAAADIKHIVLAEGTEPRTVQASAKIVEQKLAKVTLVGAKAEVEAKAQELGVNLSGVSIVDPATCEKTPAYAQKLFELRQKKGMTLEQATELVTKNTLYFATMMLKMDDADGMVAGAINTTGDVLRPALQIVKTAPGIKVVSSCFLMDVPNKKYGDDGVMVFGDCAVIPNPTAEELAAIAVSSAQTGRALADLDPRVALLSFSTKGSAKHENVTKVQEATRIAHEIAPDLNVDGELQADAALVESVGQLKSPGSPVAGKANVLVFPDLQAGNIGYKLVQRLAGAEAVGPIIQGLAKPVNDLSRGCSVDDIVSVVAIAAVKAQG from the coding sequence ATGTCTGTCATTGAAAAGATTAAGGCGAAGGCGGCTGCCGACATCAAGCACATCGTGCTGGCCGAGGGTACGGAGCCCCGTACGGTGCAGGCGTCCGCGAAGATCGTCGAGCAGAAGCTTGCGAAGGTGACGCTGGTCGGCGCCAAGGCCGAGGTGGAGGCCAAGGCACAGGAGCTGGGCGTGAACCTGTCGGGCGTTTCCATCGTCGATCCCGCTACCTGCGAGAAGACCCCGGCTTACGCGCAGAAGCTCTTCGAGCTGCGCCAGAAGAAGGGCATGACGCTGGAGCAGGCGACCGAGCTGGTGACGAAGAACACGCTTTACTTCGCTACGATGATGCTGAAGATGGACGACGCGGACGGCATGGTCGCGGGCGCGATCAACACCACCGGCGACGTGCTCCGCCCGGCGCTGCAGATCGTCAAGACGGCCCCCGGCATCAAGGTCGTCTCCTCCTGCTTCCTGATGGACGTGCCCAACAAGAAATACGGCGACGACGGCGTGATGGTCTTTGGCGACTGCGCGGTCATCCCCAACCCCACGGCAGAGGAGCTGGCCGCGATCGCGGTTTCTTCCGCGCAGACCGGCAGGGCGCTGGCGGACCTCGACCCGCGCGTGGCGCTGCTTTCCTTCTCCACGAAGGGTTCGGCCAAGCACGAGAACGTCACCAAGGTGCAGGAAGCGACCCGGATTGCACATGAGATCGCCCCCGACCTGAACGTAGACGGCGAACTGCAGGCAGACGCCGCGCTGGTAGAATCCGTCGGCCAGCTCAAGAGCCCGGGCAGCCCCGTCGCCGGCAAGGCGAACGTGCTGGTCTTCCCGGACTTGCAGGCGGGCAACATCGGCTACAAGCTGGTGCAGCGCTTGGCGGGCGCAGAGGCGGTCGGCCCGATCATCCAGGGTCTGGCCAAGCCCGTGAACGACCTTTCCCGCGGCTGCTCGGTAGACGACATCGTCTCCGTCGTTGCAATCGCGGCGGTCAAGGCACAGGGCTGA
- a CDS encoding amino acid ABC transporter permease translates to MTIFNSLAAWFDGVKAEFILNFIQKDRWKLLWNGLQNTLLISFLACLLGIVIGVLIAIVRTTWENNGAAMRKGPARFVLSLLNRICRLYTTVIRGTPVVVQLLIMYYVIFASSDNGLMVAALAFGINSGAYVSEIIRGGILSVDKGQMEAGRSLGLNYLQTMWLIIAPQVLKNVLPTLANEFIALLKETSVAGYVAVADLTFGGNRIRGVTYSAFMPLIAVALIYLMVVMFFTWLVSKLERRLRQGDNR, encoded by the coding sequence GTGACGATTTTCAACAGCTTAGCGGCGTGGTTCGACGGCGTAAAGGCTGAATTTATTTTGAACTTTATACAGAAGGATCGCTGGAAGCTGCTGTGGAACGGCCTGCAGAACACGCTCCTCATCTCCTTTTTGGCCTGCCTGCTCGGCATCGTCATCGGCGTTCTCATCGCTATCGTCCGCACCACCTGGGAGAATAACGGCGCTGCGATGCGCAAGGGGCCGGCACGGTTCGTGCTGTCGCTGCTCAACCGCATTTGCCGCCTTTACACCACGGTGATCCGCGGCACGCCCGTCGTGGTGCAGCTGCTCATCATGTACTACGTCATCTTCGCGTCCTCCGACAACGGCCTGATGGTGGCGGCGCTGGCGTTCGGCATTAACTCCGGCGCATACGTGTCCGAGATCATCCGCGGCGGCATCCTGTCGGTGGACAAGGGGCAGATGGAGGCCGGGCGCAGCCTTGGACTGAACTACCTGCAGACCATGTGGCTGATCATCGCGCCGCAGGTGCTCAAAAACGTGCTGCCCACGCTGGCCAACGAATTCATCGCCCTGCTGAAGGAGACCTCCGTCGCCGGTTACGTAGCGGTGGCCGATTTGACGTTCGGCGGCAACCGCATCCGCGGCGTCACCTATTCGGCGTTCATGCCGCTGATCGCCGTGGCGTTGATTTACCTCATGGTGGTCATGTTCTTCACGTGGCTGGTCAGCAAGCTGGAGAGGAGGCTTCGTCAGGGTGATAACCGTTAA
- a CDS encoding transporter substrate-binding domain-containing protein, with translation MKKLISFALCIAMLTMAVSAFAADADTLTMATNASFPPYEFREGEDVVGIDADIAAAVCEKLGYKLKIDDMEFDSIIAAVQSGKADFAMAGMTVTEERAQMVDFSDSYATGIQAVVVKEGSPITTVDDLFVEGANYSVGVQLSTTGDIYVTGDIEEAGLGKVMRYPNGNEAVMALKNGKIDCVVIDNEPAKAYVAANEGLKVLDTQYAVEDYAACFAKDSELVAKFNEALKGLIEDGTVKAIVDKYISAE, from the coding sequence ATGAAAAAGCTGATTTCCTTTGCTCTTTGTATTGCGATGCTGACGATGGCGGTTAGCGCCTTTGCAGCGGACGCCGATACGCTCACCATGGCGACCAACGCCTCCTTCCCGCCCTATGAGTTCCGCGAGGGCGAGGACGTCGTGGGCATCGACGCCGACATTGCTGCCGCGGTCTGCGAAAAGCTCGGCTACAAGCTCAAGATCGACGACATGGAGTTCGATTCCATCATCGCCGCCGTGCAGTCCGGCAAGGCCGACTTCGCGATGGCTGGCATGACCGTGACCGAAGAGCGTGCGCAGATGGTCGATTTCTCCGACAGCTACGCCACCGGCATTCAGGCGGTCGTCGTCAAGGAGGGTTCGCCGATCACCACCGTCGACGACCTGTTCGTAGAAGGCGCCAACTACAGCGTGGGCGTGCAGCTCTCCACGACCGGCGACATCTACGTAACCGGCGACATCGAGGAAGCGGGGCTGGGCAAGGTCATGCGTTATCCCAACGGCAACGAGGCCGTGATGGCGCTGAAAAACGGCAAAATCGACTGTGTCGTCATCGATAACGAGCCCGCGAAGGCTTATGTAGCCGCTAACGAAGGACTGAAGGTGCTCGACACCCAGTATGCCGTCGAGGACTACGCCGCCTGCTTCGCCAAGGACAGCGAACTGGTCGCCAAGTTCAACGAGGCATTGAAGGGGCTCATCGAGGACGGAACCGTCAAGGCTATCGTAGACAAGTACATCAGCGCCGAGTAA